The Scatophagus argus isolate fScaArg1 chromosome 4, fScaArg1.pri, whole genome shotgun sequence DNA window CGGTGGTGATTAAGAAAGTAATCCTTGGAAATATTGAGATGTATGTGACAAACTTAGAACTGGATCCAATTTGTCCTCAAGACTGAAATCATGGATTCTGTCATCATTGTGTCTCTGATGTACTTTAAAGAGATAGAACTCTAAAGTGAAAACCTtaactttgttttgtgtatttgtggttGTGTCGATGTccttgtaaattaaaaaaataaaataattaacacaaattaaattaaaggaaGAATGCAACATTCTGGAAACACTCATTTGCTCTATGGCATAGTTGAATAAGAAGATCAATACATTCTTCAAATATCAAAGTGAGGTCAATCATCTCATCCAACACTGCCAGAGAGCAAATAAACATTTCCAGAATGTtgtactgttcctttaagagACAAGTTTCCTCGGTGTTCAGGTGAATTTCAAGGCTTACATTTTCTAaactaaattttactggaactTCATTGGCTTCTGACTAAAGTGAATATACAATAAACTCTGTTAACATCTGTGTACCAACTTGTTAATAAATGTTATTTCTTCCATAAATTTGTGGTGTAATGCACAATACTTAGCCAACAGACaagtatattttaaaacatttattacatcGTTAGGTGACGTGAAGATGCAGCTAAAGACAAGAGGTcctgaagaaatgaaaacaagaccCACAGGCACTTTTTAGGAGCAGACTGCTCTTCATGCTTGGATTACAAATTCCTCAAGGTGTACAGTACATGGACAGTTTAATGTATATGTGAGGTTACGCAGTAGCGACATGAGAGGTAAGGCATTGAGTTCAGTCTGTTACAAAGGATCACTTGGCCTAGTAAGAGGGAATGTAGTGACAGGCAttaatagcaaaaataaaatgctccATCTATTTTACAGGAACTGAATtccaaaaaaatacatttgagcTCCCTGAAGTAACAAGTCAATGTCATGCTCTTGACATTATACACTTGGCCTAAACTCCCTTCTTTAGTCATGACGTATCGCTCAGCTCAACtccaaacaaaattaaagtgaaaatcaACCAACAGGAGACACCAAAATTATATTAAATAGTGCGCCTAAATGTGCCACAAAAATGCAATTGTTTGGTAAGCTTTTTCATGACAAACTTACAAGGCATTTGAACACTGATGTAGCATTCGGAAAAACAACATGGTTTCATGATGCTTTTAAACAAGTaagaaaaattagaaaatggATGCAGTTACATGGAGCCTTTAAGGTTAGATCAGTTCACACTGGAGAATGTGACTGATGAGTAAGCCACCATAGCAGCCCCCTTGCCTCCCCTTCTGTCTCGTTCATGTTTGAGTAGAGGGGGCTGAATAAATAAAGGCCaaactgctgctctgtctgtctgacctcaAGGTCCCTGCCCTCAGGTACAGCCAGCCCCTCCCACtgggacagacaggcagttCCCAACAGCACCCAACAGAGGGCGGACTCTACTCGGGTACCAAGACAAGCTTTTGGACTCTGTGtagttatgttttgttttggtcctTTTCTGCCCTCCTGGTTGTACATTCCAGTTTCTGGAAGTTCATTTCTTCTTAAGGGTTTAGGAGATGGCGCAAATAGTGCTACTACTTTGGTTCTTCATGGcctccctcctcttcagctCTCTGGTGATCCTCCTCCTGATGCCTTCCAAGTACAAGCCTCGGTCAAACTGTCCCGCACCCAGGGGAATactaaacaacacaaacaaacaaaacaaaaaaaaagagacttaTTTATGaggtgaaaataaagaaaatacaacTAATGCATTCAGGATTTAAATACAGGGACAACCGAAGTGATGGCACAATCACCACAAGACCCTCCTGCAATATGAACACTCTCTTTATATGATGTCATCACAGTTTAGATATAGAAAATCATATTAAGCTGTCTCACACACTGTATATTAATGGGAGATTTGTTCTCAGATCTGAttacaacaacaagaaaatgtcAATATACTGCATTGCTCAGCCCTACTGGTTGTTCACAGACATCAATATCAAATGCTTCTTTAAAATGATGACATGATTTTAAGGTGATTCATATGAAAGTCATTGGGACCCACTTGTCTCTGCCTGGCCTGAGTTTGACCTGGAAGACACCGATGACAGGCCGATGGTCTGAGGTCTTGATGCTGGAGCAGCTGGTGTACTTGACAATATGTATGTCATTAGACTGCCTGTTCCTGAACAAGATCCGGTCCTGTGAACACAAACGAAAAGTTTTAACCCCACTGAGAGCGCCGAACGCCGACGTACTGCTCAGGTCAATTCCTATTTGAATCAGAGCAGCTGAAAGTGCATggaagtaaagaaaaagtgtCTTCCACAAAATGTCTGGCTCAGTTTAATGGCTCTATGAACAATAAGAGTATCTGAGTATCTTTAGTTATGTGGAGcttaattttctgtttcttactGTGTATGAAGGTGTTCTTTGTTTGGAAGTAGTGTCGTAGATATCACAGCCGGTGTCAAACTTGTAGGTGGGGAGGAAGTGTACCGGTGCCTCTTGGAATCCCTTAAAGATTGAACCTTcaggagaaaagcagcacatttgtAGGATGAGAATCAACTCAAATCAACAATCAACAACCTTCTTTGATGAAAGCTTTTCACAGAGATTTAGCCTAATACATGCAATCATACCATCGTTCATTTCCTTGGAGAGCTGATCGTGCTCCAGCAGAGGGCTCATATCGCCGCCGACCGTGCGGCTCATGATGGCCTCAACATCGACTCGGTCTTTACTCAACCGAAAGTTAAAATCTCCAAACCAGAAGACCTGATCGAATCTTGTGGTGACATCAGCTGCAAGTAAAAATGACATCCCTTGACTGTCAAACATTGCTGGCCACTGGTCTTACCAACATCAAAGCTTTAATCTGAACTAAGTTTGTGAATtacaatacattttattttgcactcAACAGCAGCTGGAACAAAGACAGGCAGAGATTGTCATGGACAAACATTTCTGGGGAAAAAAGCCAAGCCATTTGTTAAAATCCAATCCAAATTTATCTTATTACAGCTAaggaatattaaatcatccatctttgctcaCTACATCTTAGCCTTTCACCCCTGGGTGTGCACAGactacatttcttttttttttaacaaaaatgtgacattatcggttattattatattagttATCAGTTATGAGCCAGGAGAAGCAGGTGATTATCAGTTACAtttaacagctgaaaaaaatatcaatctgaatgaatttaaaaagtgggaaatgtaatgcaaataaaagcaaatagGATGAGGTTTAAACACAATTTGCAAATTTCCATGAGTCCAGTGAAGAATTACCTTCATAAAATAAGACAAGTGCATCTTATGCATCCCATTGCCACGATTGTTACATCTTATCACGGAATGAGACTAACTAGCAGGTTGATCATGTAATGTTTTTCCAGCTCAGGCTGCAGAGGTACCACTACTCTAATAGTTTGGATTTCTCAGATCTTTCACACAAAGTAGAAAAGAGTCTTACATGGTGTGGAGCGGTAAGGGTTGGTGTCTGGAAGGCCTTTTGGAAGAGCTAGAGCCTCGACAATCTTGTTGTAATCCAGTATTCTCTCGTAAACTTTGGCATCTCCAGCTGGAAGAAGGACAGAATAACACATGAGAAGCATGTAAGGCTGCCTAGTGCTTCATGTTCTGAACTCTTCCACTATGTTGCCACATCTCTCCTGAActttagataagataagataagataagatggactttattgatcccgcagtggggaaattcacttgttgtggcagctcacaaggacagaaaagtgtaaaaagtgtgcaaaaacagttaaaaaagaatgtagaggtaaaataaattaacaatttacaaggtaagtaaaaacagtacaatataAAGCTATAtgcaagtcctcataagggaggaaaagaggactagaccatagaattatacagtttaacagcagtgggaatgaaagacctgcggtagctccttcctacactgagggtgtagcagtctgccactgaaggagctgctcagagcctccactgtctgatgcagagggtgagaggtgttgtccatgatggatgtcagcttggctaacatcctcttctcacccacctgctccacggagtccagcgggcagcccaggacagagctggccctcctgaccagcttatttagtctcttcctgtcccggtctgTGCTACAAATCTCCATCCAGTCCTAACTACATCCATCCTCATATTAGCCTCTTGATATAATAAATCACTGCTTTAGCCTGTAGTCTCCCTGACTTTGGGGAAACCTCCTTGTACTCACAGGTAAAATGGGATGTGATGAAGAGGAACGAAGTGCCAAAGAAAGTAAAGGCGATTCCCACAGCCCCTTTGGTCTTGATCTGAGAGATGATCCTGGTTGTGACCGTGGCATGCTCCACTTCTGTGGGGGCCAACAGAACACATATTGTGGTTAGTGTCAGAGCCATAACGGTCCAACAGTCTACACCTCAGACAGTTATATAAGCAAGGAGGGATAGCAGAACTGACCTGAGCAGAACCAGATGAGATCTCTTCGAACAAATACAGTGAGATACAAGACACCATGTGATGCTGCATACAGCATGACGTAGTAAGGCCCCAGAGTCTCCTGGAGACGGGTCTCCCACtctctcctgcacacacatttatgaaCACAGTAACAGAAGTGCCTTTCCACTACTGACAGAGTAATAAATTCTAACAATTCACTTTTATTCAGAGATCATGattaaaactaaacaaaacataacctGTCAGGACAGCCCTCCTGGACTCCGATAATATAAAAGTCTTGTGCAAATTCAGAGTCTGTTGGAAGGAGGAGATCATCTAAGTTGACTGGAAGCCcctgaaaataacagaaatttGATTATAACTCAGTTGGTGGTCAAACTTATACAAGCAGTGACAAGTTTTTAAAGAGTTCTTGTTCTATGAGACGCCACAGAGTCATGATTTCCTCCTACCCGCTCTCCCTGCATGTTCCACGTGACTATGTAGATGCCCACTTTCCTGTCAGGGAAGTAGCGGTCCAGCTCCTCAGCCCCGAGCAGGGCACCACTGCCCAGTACGCTGCCCTCCAGAAAGCTTCTGGAAAATACACAGTGGAGAGGAATATTAGCACTTCTATTGGCAGCCAATTTGCCTTGCAAGGATGCAGTCAGTTTAGGTAATTAGCTAAGCTCTCCTCCTCTAGATgttaatttaaaagtaaaaattagaCATTTCTGGACACTGACTGCATTGAGACTATTGACTATGACACATTTTAACCTCTAATCTCTTCAAAACATCTGGAGCCTTCATTTCAGAACAAACTGTGCTAGCGTGctagatataaaaataaaggtGGTTCAAGCCTGACCAGCGCTCTGACTGACACAGTTTTTGACAAAATAAGCCATAAGCACTTTTACAAGATTGCATTATTGCTGCAAAAGATTAAATCGAGTTCTACATTTAGGTAGTTTCATGTGTCACTGGTCTAAATCTAAATTAGGACCACAGGTATGCTTGAAAGAGAACGGTCTCTAACAGCCTCCTAACAACAGAAAGAGTAAGCCTTACAAAAGAACCTCCTCATCCATCCTAAGGACAACTCTGCATACATTGTCTTCACGGTCTGTTGAGCCTACTGTACCTGTTTCTCACATCCTGGGGTCTGATGGGACTAAGCACACTATAGGTGGACCTCATGGAGTTCACAGAGGTACTATCCGACCCCATGTTCTCCAGAAGCCGGCTATCGCTCAGGTTCCTGTGGAGTTTCTCCCCGAGCTTCTCTCTGGCCAGCACAGAATAATCCAAACAATCCCTGTCAATCCTATTAGCTGCCCTTAAAGTGGCTGACGCAAAGCTCTTCTCCAGAGCAGGCAGTGGACCTGTGGGTTGCACCGGAGACAGACGCACTTTGGTGGACTTCACCCGCTGGTCTGTGGGGTTGCTCTGCTGGCTGGAGGGCCTCCTTTCATACTCAGACAAACTGCTCCCTCTTTCCCTGAAGGCACAGGATCCTGTTGTAATAGCAGAAACAGATCTCACATTGGAGTCCTGATCATTCCTGATGGTGGCAGCACCAAGCCCACCTGGAGCTGGAACTGTCTGGACCGCTTTAAGTGAGTCTGTGGAGGAGCCAGTCTCAGTTGGGTCACTCAGACTCTCCTGGCTGTTTCTCAGCCTTCTGGTTCTCACAGTCTCCTCCACAGAGCCACATTTGCTGGACTTTAACAGCCTGGGTTGTGAGGGTGGACGAGGTTGGTATGGGCTGACCTCTCCCTCTGCATTGCTGGCAGTAAGCTTAAGGGCATAACTCTGTTCCTTGCAGGATTTGGCATCTTCTAGGGAGGTGTCGTTGACAAATGAATCTCCTTTACCAGGAGCCTCACAGAACAGATGGAGGGGGCTGTCCTCTCCATTTTCAGTCATCCTCTCGTCATGTCTGAGACCAGCAGTGGTGAGGTGGATGCAGCTTTCTCATTGCTAACCGACCTGAACATACAAGGCAGAAAATGATTCAGTGAAATGCTGGCCTTAAAACAAGTTAGCCATGATAACTATACAAGGTTGATCAGTTAACCTGTTAGCGTTAAGTAGCTCTTCTTTTAACATGAGTAATTGGGGACGCTGTTAACGTGGCTATCAGCAACAAGAGTTAAGCATGTAACATTAGTGAGAGACAGCATTTTAACCTCAAACAATTAGTTAACAAGCTTAGTTAAATAAATCCTTGCAGCGTGCAATTTTGGCCTTAGCGGTCCAAGTAGCAATACAAGACTAAGACGGATGTTTGCCAGTTTTATTATTCAACCAAAGCGCGATGATTTCTGCTATCGAACCGAATTATGTTTACATACAGTCCAAACTTAAGTTAAGTTAGCTGATAACCCTACAGTTGTTAGCAACGCCGTAAACCACAGCATAACGGTAGCGACGTCGAGGCTAGCTGAGCTTATTTTTGAGGCAATAAGACCATAATAATAAGTAGGTAATGTTTGCCATTTTCGTTTTATGTAGTTATTTCACTGTTATCACACTGCAACAAAGGTACCTCTCGTTAACTTTTGCTTGGTTTCAGAGGAGCTAATTTCAAAGTAGCTCGTGCACTTCCTTAGCAACGTTTGACAACAGATTTTGTTACTAAGACAAGAGAGTCATTATAGAGAGAGGAGCTTGTGTCACAGCGCCCCCCTGTGCTGTGAAGTGAAAGTACATGCAATGTATGTACGTTTGAAAT harbors:
- the inpp5e gene encoding phosphatidylinositol polyphosphate 5-phosphatase type IV isoform X3 gives rise to the protein MTENGEDSPLHLFCEAPGKGDSFVNDTSLEDAKSCKEQSYALKLTASNAEGEDPVPSGKEGAVCLSMKGGPPASRATPQTSGEKLGEKLHRNLSDSRLLENMGSDSTSVNSMRSTYSVLSPIRPQDVRNRSFLEGSVLGSGALLGAEELDRYFPDRKVGIYIVTWNMQGERGLPVNLDDLLLPTDSEFAQDFYIIGVQEGCPDRREWETRLQETLGPYYVMLYAASHGVLYLTVFVRRDLIWFCSEVEHATVTTRIISQIKTKGAVGIAFTFFGTSFLFITSHFTSGDAKVYERILDYNKIVEALALPKGLPDTNPYRSTPSDVTTRFDQVFWFGDFNFRLSKDRVDVEAIMSRTVGGDMSPLLEHDQLSKEMNDGSIFKGFQEAPVHFLPTYKFDTGCDIYDTTSKQRTPSYTDRILFRNRQSNDIHIVKYTSCSSIKTSDHRPVIGVFQVKLRPGRDNIPLGAGQFDRGLYLEGIRRRITRELKRREAMKNQSSSTICAIS
- the inpp5e gene encoding phosphatidylinositol polyphosphate 5-phosphatase type IV isoform X1; translated protein: MTENGEDSPLHLFCEAPGKGDSFVNDTSLEDAKSCKEQSYALKLTASNAEGEVSPYQPRPPSQPRLLKSSKCGSVEETVRTRRLRNSQESLSDPTETGSSTDSLKAVQTVPAPGGLGAATIRNDQDSNVRSVSAITTGSCAFRERGSSLSEYERRPSSQQSNPTDQRVKSTKVRLSPVQPTGPLPALEKSFASATLRAANRIDRDCLDYSVLAREKLGEKLHRNLSDSRLLENMGSDSTSVNSMRSTYSVLSPIRPQDVRNRSFLEGSVLGSGALLGAEELDRYFPDRKVGIYIVTWNMQGERGLPVNLDDLLLPTDSEFAQDFYIIGVQEGCPDRREWETRLQETLGPYYVMLYAASHGVLYLTVFVRRDLIWFCSEVEHATVTTRIISQIKTKGAVGIAFTFFGTSFLFITSHFTSGDAKVYERILDYNKIVEALALPKGLPDTNPYRSTPSDVTTRFDQVFWFGDFNFRLSKDRVDVEAIMSRTVGGDMSPLLEHDQLSKEMNDGSIFKGFQEAPVHFLPTYKFDTGCDIYDTTSKQRTPSYTDRILFRNRQSNDIHIVKYTSCSSIKTSDHRPVIGVFQVKLRPGRDNIPLGAGQFDRGLYLEGIRRRITRELKRREAMKNQSSSTICAIS
- the inpp5e gene encoding phosphatidylinositol polyphosphate 5-phosphatase type IV isoform X2, whose translation is MTENGEDSPLHLFCEAPGKGDSFVNDTSLEDAKSCKEQSYALKLTASNAEGEVSPYQPRPPSQPRLLKSSKCGSVEETVRTRRLRNSQESLSDPTETGSSTDSLKAVQTVPAPGKEGAVCLSMKGGPPASRATPQTSGEKLGEKLHRNLSDSRLLENMGSDSTSVNSMRSTYSVLSPIRPQDVRNRSFLEGSVLGSGALLGAEELDRYFPDRKVGIYIVTWNMQGERGLPVNLDDLLLPTDSEFAQDFYIIGVQEGCPDRREWETRLQETLGPYYVMLYAASHGVLYLTVFVRRDLIWFCSEVEHATVTTRIISQIKTKGAVGIAFTFFGTSFLFITSHFTSGDAKVYERILDYNKIVEALALPKGLPDTNPYRSTPSDVTTRFDQVFWFGDFNFRLSKDRVDVEAIMSRTVGGDMSPLLEHDQLSKEMNDGSIFKGFQEAPVHFLPTYKFDTGCDIYDTTSKQRTPSYTDRILFRNRQSNDIHIVKYTSCSSIKTSDHRPVIGVFQVKLRPGRDNIPLGAGQFDRGLYLEGIRRRITRELKRREAMKNQSSSTICAIS